The following nucleotide sequence is from Corylus avellana chromosome ca7, CavTom2PMs-1.0.
GGAacgtatgaaaaattaaaataaaaggggcACCTTCATAGTTAACCAATGCTTAAACACAACCCATCTCTTATCTACATTTCTactttatttataaagaaaaagactACATAGAAAATAAGGTTGCTAAGTCAGCCTGTGAGCTCCTCCATCAAACCCTGCAGATCATAGGAAATAAGAAAGAAGATTAGAATCATCCCAAAAAAACCATTCTGCTATGAGAAATTTGAGCTAATTGAGTTACTGGACAACACACCCGTGAGATGAATTGCTCAGCATCCGTTCGTTTAAGGAAGTGCATTGAGTGACGAGCAAAATTGGTCGTCTTATCATCACTGAGTACCACACCAATATCATCAAGAACTCTCACCTGAATGTAGGGATCTTTGGGAGGCACCATATCCTGCCAAACACAAGATATAGGTGTTACGTTTGAGTTGCAAACTCATGCTGTATACTTGTGTGTGTGTAATGTTAAACTGTCAattgtctcaaaagcttaaattgataagaagaggtaaatttaatcacttaatcattagtttaacactcccCCCTCATATGTGGgctcaaatttcattttaataagtaaggtccaacacgtggaatatttaatttaaatgggagatGAATTGACGAAGTCAAGGTTCAATcacaggacctttggctctgatactatattaaacTACCAGTTGtctatcccaaaagcttaatctaataggaagaggtaaatttaatcacttgatcaacactttaacatgtgagaaagagagagagattaccaCAGTCAAATCAAGGTCAAGTCTCGACATGTATGCTTGCAAAGCAGTAGAAAGTTTCTTAAAATAATCTTCCTCTGTGTGATTGAGTTTCTCTTGAATTTCTGGAGGAAGCACAGGCCCTACCTTCCATATCAAACTTCGTATAATTTCTGCTCTGTTGTACCTGCATGTTTATTAAACCACACCCATGATAACTGGTGAAGATGATAAACCTTCAAAAAAAGAGGTAGCCAGATGCACTTGACAAGCAAGAAATACTTACACGTATGCCACTAGACACCGCTTATTGCGAACTAAAGAAAGGTGGTGGATGAGGGCTCCATAGTGGTCTGCATTTCTAGTTGTTTGGACATCCAATCCTTCTTCCTGGATTTTCCTGTGGTAAAATAAAGTTATGTGCAATATGAGCCATACAAAACCAAACTGATGTTATGTATCACTATAAAGAATGCATGGCAATATAGTCGATGTTAAGAGATGCAACTATAGTCAATGTATGAAAGgaattaccaaaaataaattccaaCTGAATGAGCAACCAGACTTTTTCATTATGCCAATATGCTAATATCAATTGCGATTACAGTTGGGAATTTCAGGGGAACATACACCAAAAAAGGGTAGTCTGATTTGAAGAACATACAGAAATATAAATGGTGGAATTACAAAACTGGAtaaatttgagataaattttgttttaagatCTACTATGTTTTAGAACAGAGCAGATACAGATACAATAAATTCAATATTGAAAAACCATATTGGCTGACAACAATAACTGGATATAAAATGGTTCACCTTTAAGATTTCATCAAAGCAACCAAAATGTAATGTGAACCAGAGTCAGTTGAAAAGTTGAACCTATTGCACTGTGAACCAGGGCAGATATAATAATTTGAATCTATGTATATATTTGCTAGTTGAAAGTTGATAGAAGAAGGAAGACATTATGAGATAAGCAAGGGTGTTTCATGACATTATTTGACCTGAGTTTAGTGCTTTATAATTGGGTTTGACATTCAAATCTAAAGTTCTAGAAACTTGATGGGAGTACTAAGGATCCACATCCATGATTCTAAGGAGCAAAGAATGCAGAAAATTAGCATCTGGGccatttttaaagaaatgacACAGTAGCAGTACACTATTTAGGAGGATTTTGTCGCTGGGGATTTTGGTGATTTATTTCAAGAACAGTGACCCCAAAGCTGGTAAACCACATGAAGGAGAAAAGATGTACAAACAAAAATGTTGAGCCCAAAACATGAGACCGATTATACAATACAATGGAACAGCATTttccaaattaagaaaaaaaagaaagaaaatagaataaagCAACAAACGAAGGAACCACTAGAAGCAGAAAAGGATAATTGGATTACCTTATCAAGGACTGAAGCTCAAGGTGATGTTGACTACATTCAGCAGCCACTTGATCAAACAGGTCGCTCTACAAGATTGTAGCGAAACAAATTTCAAGTTGAAGGCAGCATGATAAATTTGTaatggaagagagaaagagagaggttaATGGGAGTCTTAAACGTTGGGTGCAGGTTGAAAATGAGACAGAGATGCATCATGCATCAAAAGAACCTTTTACATTACTTTTTGAAACAAGATCCAAATAGATAATCTGTGTTGCAACATTTGGGGCATCAAAAGTGTTGCCATATGACATATATTGCCATTTcccagaaaagaaaacaagttgGCTTATGAAAAATTACGTCCACCAAGGCTAAAAAATTTGAGGCAAGCAAGTCAGAAAATGTCCAATCTCAAGAAAATCAgttattttcttcctttcaaaCAACAAACCAAGATTTGAAGATCAATTTTCACGTTCCCTTGCAGTTTACAACCATTATCAGGAAATTCAACATTTACCAAAGAGTGTACTTATCATTCAGTCCACAAGCATAACAAGATACTATATGCTTGGCAAAATgcatatttataatttagggtaaatttacccctcaaattaccatCCTAATCTCACTTGCACTTCTAAACTACATCTCACTGCAACTCTCGAACCTATAAACTGCCAAAATGTTCCAAGTTACACCCCCTTTTGCCAAAAATATCGTCAGGTTACAAAACAACCAACCAAACAAACGTACCTGCAAAAACAATTCGCCACAAGATGCAGAAGATGTCATAGTTTTG
It contains:
- the LOC132187704 gene encoding uncharacterized protein LOC132187704, with amino-acid sequence MYGRKACQLVKELASAEKGQLTPCNSDLFDQVAAECSQHHLELQSLIRKIQEEGLDVQTTRNADHYGALIHHLSLVRNKRCLVAYVYNRAEIIRSLIWKVGPVLPPEIQEKLNHTEEDYFKKLSTALQAYMSRLDLDLTVDMVPPKDPYIQVRVLDDIGVVLSDDKTTNFARHSMHFLKRTDAEQFISRGLMEELTG